A genomic stretch from Haloferax sp. Atlit-12N includes:
- a CDS encoding pyridoxal-phosphate dependent enzyme, whose amino-acid sequence MTTSHDLPARLRLACDACDETYDAWRWRCTCGEPLDFAADPTPSAATPDDANLDYRDGLWAFDEFLPTEPHATLGEGMTPLVDAAEWEASFKLEYVFPSGSFKDRGATTMLSLASELGVERVVEDSSGNAGAAVATYAARAGIDAEIYVPASVKPSKVRAIERAGAKPVRIEGSRQDVTDACVEAVEADDAWYASHAWNPAFFAGTATVAYEIAAQRDWSVPDAVVTPLGHGTLFLGAYRGFRALYEAGWTDRMPELYGAQAAGYSPIADARHHTPDETNDVADGIQILDPVREAEIHEALDDTGGDAIALSADAVEDELDRLHRHGFYTEPTCAVAPAALRELRLSGVLDRDADVVVPLTGSGLKS is encoded by the coding sequence ATGACGACATCACACGACCTCCCCGCTCGGCTCCGACTCGCGTGCGACGCCTGCGACGAGACGTACGACGCGTGGCGCTGGCGCTGCACCTGCGGCGAGCCGCTGGACTTCGCGGCCGACCCGACGCCGTCTGCGGCCACCCCCGACGACGCCAACCTCGACTACCGCGACGGCCTCTGGGCGTTCGACGAGTTCCTGCCGACCGAGCCGCACGCGACCCTCGGCGAGGGGATGACGCCCCTCGTCGACGCGGCGGAGTGGGAGGCCTCGTTCAAACTGGAGTACGTCTTCCCCTCCGGTTCGTTCAAGGACCGCGGCGCGACGACGATGCTGTCTCTCGCGTCCGAACTCGGCGTCGAGCGCGTCGTCGAGGACTCCTCGGGCAACGCGGGGGCCGCCGTCGCGACCTACGCCGCCCGCGCCGGCATCGACGCCGAAATCTACGTGCCCGCGTCGGTCAAGCCCTCGAAGGTCCGCGCCATCGAGCGCGCCGGGGCCAAGCCGGTCCGCATCGAGGGCTCCAGACAGGACGTGACCGACGCCTGCGTCGAGGCCGTCGAGGCCGACGACGCGTGGTACGCGAGCCACGCGTGGAACCCCGCGTTCTTCGCGGGCACGGCCACCGTCGCCTACGAAATCGCCGCCCAGCGCGACTGGTCGGTGCCCGACGCGGTCGTCACGCCGCTCGGCCACGGGACGCTCTTCCTCGGCGCGTACCGCGGCTTCCGCGCGCTCTACGAGGCGGGCTGGACCGACCGAATGCCCGAACTGTACGGCGCGCAGGCCGCCGGCTACTCGCCCATCGCCGACGCCCGCCACCACACGCCCGACGAGACCAACGACGTGGCCGACGGCATCCAGATTCTCGACCCCGTCCGCGAGGCCGAGATTCACGAGGCGCTCGACGACACCGGCGGCGACGCCATCGCCTTGTCGGCCGACGCGGTCGAAGACGAACTCGACAGGCTCCACCGCCACGGCTTCTACACGGAGCCGACCTGCGCCGTCGCGCCCGCGGCGCTCCGCGAACTGCGGCTCTCGGGCGTCCTCGACCGCGACGCCGACGTGGTCGTGCCGCTCACCGGAAGCGGACTCAAATCGTGA
- a CDS encoding succinylglutamate desuccinylase/aspartoacylase family protein: MITLGTASAAPGEMDVGRLEVGESRDGGSVGLPVAVINGASSGKTLYMQAASDGDELNGVGVIQRVVPQLDPAEISGTILIVGIVNYHAFQVAQHRNPIDDTKMNRAYPGDERGTSSERIAAATFAAARDADLIVDLHQGSTSRMIDEVRVRCGRHHRMHAKCLRLAKTFGCGYVLDQKGPDGQLARAGPDAGIPTIDPELGGCVGWDEESIEKGVRGVYNVLRGYDFLDGDVELEAQTRARGFDQYGSPVGGLVRFKRDLGERVSAGDVVFEVTDVFGKLKARVTADHDGIFWRARRLPQVASGEYVCSVGIDLDTY; the protein is encoded by the coding sequence ATGATTACCTTGGGAACGGCGAGTGCGGCCCCCGGGGAGATGGACGTGGGCCGTCTCGAAGTCGGCGAGTCCCGCGACGGCGGGAGCGTCGGCCTGCCCGTCGCCGTCATCAACGGCGCGTCGTCGGGCAAGACACTCTACATGCAGGCGGCCTCGGACGGAGACGAACTCAACGGCGTCGGCGTCATCCAGCGGGTCGTCCCGCAGCTCGACCCCGCGGAGATTTCCGGCACGATTCTCATCGTCGGCATCGTCAACTACCACGCCTTTCAGGTCGCACAGCACCGCAATCCGATAGACGACACGAAGATGAACCGGGCGTACCCCGGCGACGAGCGGGGCACCTCCTCGGAGCGCATCGCGGCCGCGACGTTTGCCGCCGCCCGCGACGCCGACCTCATCGTCGACCTCCATCAGGGCTCGACGAGCCGGATGATAGACGAGGTCCGCGTCCGCTGCGGTCGCCACCACCGGATGCACGCGAAGTGCCTCCGACTCGCCAAGACGTTCGGCTGCGGCTACGTCCTCGACCAGAAGGGCCCCGACGGCCAACTCGCCCGCGCCGGCCCCGACGCCGGGATTCCGACCATCGACCCCGAACTCGGCGGTTGTGTCGGCTGGGACGAAGAGAGCATCGAGAAGGGCGTCCGCGGCGTCTACAACGTCCTCCGCGGGTACGACTTCCTCGACGGCGACGTGGAGCTCGAAGCCCAGACCCGCGCTCGCGGCTTCGACCAGTACGGCTCGCCGGTCGGTGGCCTCGTCCGGTTCAAGCGCGACCTCGGCGAGCGCGTCTCCGCCGGCGACGTGGTGTTCGAGGTGACGGACGTGTTCGGGAAGCTCAAAGCCCGCGTCACCGCCGACCACGACGGCATCTTCTGGCGGGCGCGCCGCCTCCCGCAGGTCGCCTCCGGTGAGTACGTCTGTTCCGTCGGCATCGACCTCGACACGTACTGA
- a CDS encoding potassium channel family protein gives MNPEDIEYEPVSVKAVLAEMKDTAELLIDLSYSAVLHANDDLAAEVLDLEERMDILQLQARMSLMMAARSPEDAEELAPVLGVVGAAEKISDAAGDIAKVVIEDIGLPDAIRAALPEAVETTIRCELTDESPYAGRTLGDINMETETGVRVVAIHRAGEWVTNPDHETTLRAGDVLLLRGRDDGLQTVHEAATGLRYDPPDVPEPTIEDLERAVDSIVLMKDMSELAVDLAYGAVLFDSEGVAEEVEELEAEVDALKSRFEAWTLRAASRVEDPVSLRGLVQLAGATEMISDAALEIAEGVLRGIDAHPVVAAAVKESDEVIIRLRVAPASDLAEATLGDRRVKSETGMRVIAVRRAGGREWVVSPGSETRLHGGDLIIAKGTRAGAERLGELVGDEREFDE, from the coding sequence ATGAATCCGGAGGACATCGAGTACGAGCCTGTCAGCGTCAAGGCCGTCCTCGCCGAGATGAAAGACACAGCGGAGTTACTCATCGACCTCTCGTACTCTGCCGTCCTCCACGCGAACGACGACCTCGCGGCCGAGGTCCTCGACCTCGAAGAGCGGATGGACATCCTCCAACTGCAGGCGCGAATGAGCCTGATGATGGCGGCCCGGAGCCCCGAAGACGCGGAGGAACTCGCGCCCGTCCTCGGCGTCGTCGGCGCGGCCGAGAAGATTTCGGACGCCGCGGGCGACATCGCCAAGGTCGTCATCGAGGACATCGGCCTCCCGGACGCCATCCGCGCGGCGCTCCCCGAGGCGGTCGAGACGACGATTCGGTGCGAACTCACCGACGAGTCGCCGTACGCGGGTCGCACACTCGGCGACATCAACATGGAGACCGAGACGGGCGTCCGCGTCGTCGCCATCCACCGCGCCGGCGAGTGGGTGACGAACCCCGACCACGAGACGACGCTCCGCGCCGGCGACGTGCTCCTCCTCCGCGGCCGCGATGACGGCCTCCAGACCGTCCACGAGGCCGCCACTGGCCTCCGGTACGACCCGCCGGACGTCCCCGAGCCGACCATCGAGGACCTCGAACGCGCCGTCGACTCCATCGTCCTGATGAAGGACATGAGCGAACTCGCCGTCGACCTCGCCTACGGCGCGGTGCTGTTCGACAGCGAGGGCGTCGCCGAGGAGGTCGAGGAACTCGAAGCCGAGGTGGACGCGCTCAAGTCCCGGTTCGAGGCGTGGACGCTCCGCGCGGCGAGCCGGGTCGAAGACCCCGTCTCGCTCCGCGGACTCGTCCAACTCGCGGGCGCGACGGAGATGATTTCCGACGCCGCGCTCGAAATCGCCGAGGGCGTCCTCCGCGGCATCGACGCCCACCCGGTCGTCGCCGCCGCGGTCAAGGAGTCCGACGAGGTCATCATCCGACTGCGGGTCGCCCCCGCAAGCGACCTCGCGGAGGCGACCCTCGGCGACCGGCGCGTCAAGTCCGAGACGGGGATGCGCGTCATTGCGGTCCGCCGGGCGGGCGGCCGCGAGTGGGTCGTCTCGCCGGGGTCGGAAACGCGGCTCCACGGCGGCGACCTCATCATCGCCAAGGGCACCCGCGCCGGGGCGGAGCGACTGGGCGAACTCGTCGGCGACGAGCGCGAGTTCGACGAGTAG
- the citZ gene encoding citrate synthase — translation MSGELKRGLEGVLVTESKLSFIDGDAGQLVYCGYDIEDLARDASYEEVLYLLWHGELPTREELDAFSDELAAHRGLDDGVLDVTRELAEQDESPMAALRTLVSSMSAYDENADFEDVTDREVNLEKAKRITAKMPSVLAAYARFRRGDDYVEPDESLNHAANFLYMLNGEEPNEVLAETFDMALVLHADHGVNASTFSAMVTSSTLSDLYSAVTSAIGTLSGSLHGGANANVMRMLKDVDDSDMDPTEWVEDALDRGERVAGFGHRVYNVKDPRAKILGAKSEALGEAAGDMKWYEMSVAIEEYIGEEKGLAPNVDFYSASTYYQMGIPIDLYTPIFAVSRVGGWIAHVLEQYEDNRLIRPRARYTGEKDLDFPSVDER, via the coding sequence ATGTCAGGCGAACTGAAGCGGGGGCTGGAAGGTGTGCTGGTCACCGAATCGAAGCTCAGTTTCATCGACGGCGACGCGGGACAACTCGTTTACTGCGGGTACGATATCGAAGACCTCGCACGGGACGCAAGCTACGAGGAGGTACTCTACCTTCTGTGGCACGGAGAGCTTCCGACGCGCGAGGAACTAGACGCGTTCTCCGACGAACTCGCGGCCCACCGAGGCCTCGACGACGGCGTTCTCGACGTGACACGCGAACTCGCCGAGCAGGACGAGTCGCCGATGGCGGCGCTCCGAACGCTCGTCTCGTCGATGTCGGCGTACGACGAAAACGCTGACTTCGAGGACGTGACCGACCGCGAAGTCAACCTCGAGAAGGCAAAGCGCATCACGGCGAAGATGCCGTCGGTGCTCGCGGCCTACGCTCGCTTCCGTCGCGGCGACGACTACGTCGAACCCGACGAGAGCCTGAATCACGCGGCAAACTTCCTCTACATGCTCAACGGTGAGGAGCCGAACGAGGTGCTCGCCGAGACGTTCGACATGGCGCTCGTGCTGCACGCTGACCACGGTGTGAACGCCTCGACGTTCTCCGCGATGGTCACGTCCTCGACGCTCTCTGACCTCTACAGCGCGGTCACGTCCGCTATCGGCACGCTCTCGGGGTCGCTCCACGGCGGCGCGAACGCGAACGTCATGCGGATGCTGAAGGACGTCGACGACAGCGACATGGACCCGACCGAGTGGGTCGAAGACGCCCTCGACCGCGGCGAGCGCGTCGCCGGGTTCGGCCACCGCGTCTACAACGTGAAGGACCCCCGTGCGAAGATTCTCGGCGCGAAGTCCGAGGCGCTCGGCGAGGCTGCCGGCGACATGAAGTGGTACGAGATGTCGGTCGCCATCGAGGAGTACATCGGCGAGGAGAAGGGTCTCGCGCCGAACGTGGACTTCTACTCCGCCTCGACGTACTACCAGATGGGCATCCCCATCGACCTCTACACCCCCATCTTCGCCGTCTCGCGCGTCGGCGGCTGGATTGCGCACGTCCTCGAACAGTACGAGGACAACCGCCTCATCCGCCCGCGCGCCCGCTACACCGGCGAGAAGGACCTCGACTTCCCGTCGGTCGACGAGCGATAG
- a CDS encoding MATE family efflux transporter — MNLGRLRRVWKRIFSLAWPVMAEQTAQTAMRTVDVAVTAALSPAAVVAIGLADLYARFPLRIGLGLGGGAIALSSQDTGSGADANRSEAISTALLLAFLAGIPFLIFGFTLGEAAIGAFPASDRAVELGTTYLAVIFATSPARLVSLVGSRSLQGVGDTRTPMLVNVFANVVNIGLSVGLGFGLVGLPALGVLGVGLATSTANVLSAGLLLVALARPASPTSLVRPRDRTVASQLVRIATPRVGEGIAAELAEFPFNALLLGFGDAVNAGFQIGRRVYQQVASPLARGYNVAASVLVGQALGAGDSETARYQGGAVALLSVVTVGGIGLFLAAFTEPIVALVGSGGGADLEWAVKFAVAYGLAAPGLALFVGLSGSLQGAGATRIPFVARLTGVFGFFVGASYLLVEVFGYGPLGARIGIVLSFTWMGLFALVAFYYADWAGHADALMVERGSVGVDDVGEDD, encoded by the coding sequence ATGAACCTCGGTCGCCTCCGGCGAGTCTGGAAGCGCATCTTCTCGCTCGCGTGGCCGGTGATGGCCGAGCAGACCGCACAGACGGCGATGCGGACCGTGGACGTGGCCGTCACCGCCGCGCTCTCTCCCGCCGCGGTCGTCGCTATCGGCCTCGCCGACCTCTACGCCCGGTTCCCGCTTCGCATCGGCCTCGGCCTCGGCGGCGGCGCAATCGCGCTCTCCAGTCAGGACACGGGAAGCGGCGCGGACGCCAACCGGAGCGAGGCAATCTCGACCGCGCTCCTCCTCGCGTTCCTCGCGGGCATCCCGTTCCTGATTTTCGGGTTCACGCTGGGCGAGGCGGCCATCGGCGCGTTCCCCGCGAGCGACCGGGCCGTGGAACTGGGCACGACGTACCTCGCGGTCATCTTCGCCACCTCGCCCGCGCGACTGGTCTCGCTCGTCGGTTCGCGGTCGCTTCAGGGCGTCGGCGACACCCGGACGCCGATGCTGGTCAACGTCTTCGCCAACGTCGTCAACATCGGGCTGTCGGTCGGTCTCGGCTTCGGCCTCGTCGGTCTGCCGGCGCTCGGCGTGCTGGGCGTGGGCCTCGCCACCTCGACCGCCAACGTCCTCTCGGCGGGGCTGCTTCTGGTCGCGCTCGCCCGCCCCGCGTCGCCGACCTCGCTGGTCCGCCCCCGCGACCGAACGGTCGCCAGCCAACTCGTGCGTATCGCCACCCCGCGGGTCGGCGAGGGCATCGCCGCCGAACTCGCGGAGTTCCCGTTCAACGCGCTGCTCCTCGGCTTCGGCGACGCCGTCAACGCCGGCTTCCAAATCGGCCGTCGGGTCTACCAGCAGGTCGCAAGCCCGCTGGCGCGTGGCTACAACGTCGCCGCCAGCGTCCTCGTCGGGCAGGCGCTCGGAGCGGGCGACAGCGAGACCGCGCGGTATCAGGGCGGCGCGGTGGCGCTCCTGTCGGTCGTTACGGTCGGCGGCATCGGGCTCTTCCTCGCGGCGTTCACCGAACCCATCGTCGCCCTCGTCGGCTCCGGCGGCGGCGCGGACCTCGAATGGGCCGTGAAATTCGCCGTCGCCTACGGCCTCGCCGCGCCGGGACTGGCGCTCTTCGTCGGGCTCTCCGGGTCGCTGCAGGGCGCTGGTGCGACGCGAATCCCCTTCGTCGCCCGGCTGACAGGGGTGTTCGGTTTCTTCGTCGGCGCGTCCTACCTGCTCGTCGAGGTGTTCGGCTACGGCCCGCTCGGCGCGCGAATCGGCATCGTCCTGTCGTTCACCTGGATGGGGCTGTTCGCGCTGGTCGCGTTCTACTACGCCGACTGGGCGGGTCACGCGGACGCGCTCATGGTCGAACGCGGGAGCGTCGGCGTCGACGACGTGGGCGAAGACGACTGA
- the ilvA gene encoding threonine ammonia-lyase, with translation MLTLDDVRAARERVEAVARWTPLEYSHTFSEMTGAEVYLKLENSQRTGSFKIRGATNRITTLSDEEKDAGVVTASAGNHAQGVALAASRAGVNSKIVMPEYAPISKVKATERYGGDVVLYGNDYDDAQAKAHEIEADEGRTYVHAFDDEYVMAGQGTIGLEIAEDCPDLDTVVVPIGGGGLISGISTAIKEQFPDARVIGVQAEQASSAADSLNKGSIQTIDEVDTIADGIAVRRIGDKPFEVIRERVDEVVTVSDEEIAVALTYLLERSKTLVEGAGAVALAALVFQKFDYEEGEVVVPALCGGNIDMNTLTTVVMRGLVETGRYLKIRTELKDRPGSLEQLIEIIAVEKANIYAVRHDRTSRKIALNATEVEIDLEMRGPDHVDSLLGELRDAGYDVEVLD, from the coding sequence ATGCTCACGCTTGACGACGTACGCGCCGCCCGCGAGCGCGTCGAAGCGGTCGCCCGATGGACACCGCTGGAGTACTCGCACACCTTCTCGGAGATGACGGGTGCAGAGGTGTACCTGAAACTGGAGAACTCCCAGCGCACGGGGTCGTTCAAGATTCGCGGGGCGACGAACCGCATCACCACGCTCTCCGACGAGGAGAAAGACGCCGGCGTCGTGACCGCGAGCGCCGGCAACCACGCGCAGGGCGTCGCGCTCGCGGCGTCGCGAGCGGGCGTGAATTCGAAAATCGTCATGCCGGAGTACGCGCCGATTTCGAAGGTAAAAGCCACCGAGCGCTACGGGGGCGACGTGGTCCTCTACGGCAACGACTACGACGACGCGCAGGCGAAGGCCCACGAAATCGAGGCGGACGAGGGCCGGACCTACGTCCACGCCTTCGACGACGAGTACGTCATGGCCGGACAGGGAACTATCGGTCTCGAAATCGCTGAGGACTGCCCCGACCTCGACACCGTGGTCGTCCCCATCGGCGGCGGCGGCCTCATCTCCGGCATCTCGACGGCCATCAAAGAGCAGTTCCCCGACGCCCGCGTCATCGGCGTGCAGGCGGAACAGGCCTCCAGCGCCGCGGACTCGCTGAACAAAGGGTCGATTCAGACCATCGACGAGGTGGACACCATCGCCGACGGCATCGCCGTCCGCAGAATCGGCGACAAGCCCTTCGAGGTCATCCGCGAGCGCGTCGACGAGGTCGTCACCGTCTCCGACGAGGAAATCGCCGTGGCGCTGACCTACCTGCTCGAACGCTCGAAGACGCTGGTCGAGGGCGCGGGGGCCGTCGCGCTCGCGGCGCTGGTCTTCCAGAAGTTCGACTACGAGGAAGGCGAGGTCGTCGTCCCCGCGCTGTGCGGCGGCAACATCGACATGAACACGCTGACGACCGTGGTGATGCGCGGGCTCGTCGAAACGGGTCGGTATCTCAAGATTCGGACCGAACTGAAGGACCGCCCCGGCTCGCTCGAACAGCTCATCGAAATCATCGCCGTGGAGAAGGCGAACATCTACGCCGTCAGGCACGACCGCACCTCTCGGAAAATCGCGCTGAACGCGACGGAAGTCGAAATCGACCTCGAAATGCGCGGGCCCGACCACGTCGATTCGCTCCTCGGGGAGCTCCGCGACGCGGGCTACGACGTGGAAGTCCTCGACTGA
- a CDS encoding cytochrome ubiquinol oxidase subunit I: MLDPVIASRLQFALTTIVHIIFPVMSMGLAPFLIYFTWKDIRTDDPVYEQLRRFWTKIFAVSFVVGTVTGIVLEFEFGTNFAAFSTAAGELFGGPLATEGMMAFMLEATFLGVFVFGREKVSDALYMVSAVAVGLGTWLSAVWILVANSWMQTPRGYELAREGGQLVVLLVDPIAAYANPRFPWMFVHMQNAAVLSVALFMAGVAAYHVWQRGIDADDEREDARFWRKTLKIALVVLLVTAPFQAIHGDAYGRHVYETQPQKFAAMEAVWETDSYVPEYMFAIPTSLEHITDPRAKELLGIGIPGGASWLASGGDPQAEITGLNEFDTEAPPVAIVFWSFRLMVAAGFWFILLAFWAAYRWWTDDLYDDDLLHKAFVGSSLLGIFAVEVGWIVTEVGRQPWVIQGVLRTSEGVSPGLTGFEATLTLVGFAVVYTGLLALYTYVIRRIIREGPPSIDDTEAGAEAASPAGVTGDD; the protein is encoded by the coding sequence ATGCTCGACCCAGTCATCGCCAGTCGGTTGCAGTTCGCGCTCACGACCATCGTCCACATCATCTTCCCCGTGATGAGCATGGGCCTCGCGCCCTTCCTCATCTACTTCACGTGGAAGGACATCCGCACCGACGACCCGGTGTACGAACAGCTCAGGCGGTTCTGGACGAAGATTTTCGCCGTCTCGTTCGTCGTCGGCACCGTGACCGGCATCGTCCTCGAATTCGAGTTCGGGACGAACTTCGCGGCGTTCTCGACGGCGGCCGGCGAACTGTTCGGCGGCCCGCTGGCCACCGAGGGGATGATGGCGTTCATGCTCGAAGCGACGTTCCTCGGGGTGTTCGTCTTCGGCCGCGAGAAGGTCTCCGACGCGCTCTACATGGTTTCGGCCGTCGCCGTCGGCCTCGGCACGTGGCTCTCGGCGGTGTGGATTCTCGTCGCTAACTCGTGGATGCAGACGCCGCGGGGGTACGAACTCGCGCGCGAAGGCGGCCAACTCGTCGTCCTGCTCGTCGACCCCATCGCGGCGTACGCCAACCCGCGGTTCCCGTGGATGTTCGTCCACATGCAGAACGCCGCGGTGCTGTCAGTCGCGCTGTTCATGGCCGGCGTCGCGGCGTACCACGTCTGGCAGCGCGGCATCGACGCCGACGACGAGCGCGAGGACGCCCGCTTCTGGCGGAAGACGCTCAAAATCGCGCTCGTCGTCCTGCTCGTGACCGCGCCGTTTCAGGCGATTCACGGCGACGCCTACGGCCGGCACGTCTACGAGACCCAGCCGCAGAAGTTCGCCGCCATGGAGGCAGTCTGGGAGACCGACAGCTACGTCCCCGAGTACATGTTCGCCATCCCGACGAGCCTCGAACACATCACCGACCCGCGCGCCAAGGAACTGCTCGGCATCGGGATTCCCGGCGGGGCGTCGTGGCTGGCGAGCGGGGGTGACCCCCAAGCCGAAATCACCGGCCTGAACGAGTTCGACACGGAGGCCCCGCCGGTCGCCATCGTCTTCTGGTCGTTCCGGCTCATGGTCGCCGCGGGGTTCTGGTTCATCCTGTTGGCCTTCTGGGCGGCCTATCGCTGGTGGACCGACGACCTGTACGACGACGACCTGTTGCACAAGGCGTTCGTCGGGTCGTCGCTCCTCGGCATCTTCGCCGTCGAGGTCGGCTGGATTGTCACCGAAGTGGGCCGACAACCGTGGGTCATCCAAGGCGTCCTCAGGACGAGTGAGGGCGTCTCGCCGGGACTCACCGGCTTCGAGGCGACGCTCACGCTCGTCGGCTTCGCCGTCGTGTACACCGGCCTGCTCGCGCTCTACACCTACGTGATTCGTCGCATCATCCGCGAGGGGCCGCCGAGCATCGACGACACGGAGGCGGGCGCGGAGGCCGCCTCGCCCGCGGGGGTGACCGGCGATGACTGA
- a CDS encoding cytochrome d ubiquinol oxidase subunit II — protein sequence MTDYGAFATDPLFGLPLQELWFGLVFFILGMFLFLDGFDFGVGAIFATRDDDEERETLLAAIGPFWDGNEVWLVVFGGALFAAFPAVYANLFSRHYLLMFAILGALILRGLAPEMYEQRHDEAWQTWWGRAFVVGSVSAPFLLGVFAAHWLLGIESLLSLPGVVVGLAVVALTVVAGVGFLAMKTRGSLQRDVADYGSRAIATYLALVVVTLAYLVAVRPDLGVFAPVPLALVVVSLVAAAGYLLALRDGRYTLAFGAVPVLVFAFVALVATLMFPLADPATGLTVADAIISVLPLNIMSVASALLLPLVFTYFGILYSTFSGPIETGESYS from the coding sequence ATGACTGATTACGGCGCGTTTGCCACCGACCCGCTTTTCGGCCTGCCGCTGCAGGAGCTGTGGTTCGGGCTCGTCTTCTTCATCCTCGGGATGTTCCTGTTCCTCGACGGCTTCGACTTCGGCGTCGGGGCCATCTTCGCGACCCGCGACGACGACGAGGAACGCGAGACGCTTTTGGCCGCCATCGGGCCTTTCTGGGACGGCAACGAGGTGTGGCTCGTCGTCTTCGGCGGCGCGCTGTTCGCCGCGTTCCCGGCCGTGTACGCGAACCTCTTCAGCCGCCACTACCTGCTCATGTTCGCCATCCTCGGGGCGCTCATCCTCCGCGGACTCGCTCCCGAGATGTACGAACAGCGCCACGACGAGGCGTGGCAGACGTGGTGGGGGCGGGCGTTCGTCGTCGGCAGCGTGAGCGCGCCCTTTTTGCTCGGCGTGTTCGCCGCCCACTGGCTCCTCGGCATCGAGTCGCTCCTGTCGCTGCCCGGCGTCGTCGTCGGCCTCGCCGTCGTCGCGCTCACCGTCGTCGCCGGCGTCGGCTTCCTCGCCATGAAGACTCGCGGGAGCCTCCAGCGCGACGTGGCCGACTACGGCTCGCGGGCGATAGCGACCTACCTCGCGCTCGTCGTCGTCACGCTCGCCTACCTCGTCGCCGTCCGCCCCGACCTCGGCGTTTTCGCGCCGGTGCCGCTGGCGCTCGTCGTCGTCAGTCTCGTCGCCGCCGCGGGCTATCTGCTCGCGCTCCGCGACGGGCGCTACACGCTCGCGTTCGGGGCCGTGCCGGTCCTCGTGTTCGCGTTCGTCGCGCTCGTGGCGACGCTCATGTTCCCGTTGGCCGACCCCGCGACCGGACTGACCGTCGCGGACGCCATCATCTCCGTGCTCCCGCTGAACATCATGAGCGTCGCGTCGGCGCTCCTCCTGCCGCTCGTGTTCACCTACTTCGGCATCCTCTACTCGACGTTCAGCGGGCCCATCGAGACCGGCGAATCGTACTCCTGA
- a CDS encoding RidA family protein → MKRVIETDEAPAAVGAYSQATTNGSLLYTAGQIPLTPDGELLDDEDIATQTTQSLDNVMAILEEAGADATDVLKTTVFLADIDDFDEMNETYATYFDEEPPARSAVEVGNLPKGVGVEIEAVAVVDEE, encoded by the coding sequence ATGAAGCGCGTCATCGAAACCGACGAAGCGCCGGCCGCGGTCGGTGCGTACAGTCAGGCGACGACCAACGGTTCGCTGCTCTACACGGCGGGGCAGATTCCGCTGACGCCGGACGGCGAACTCCTCGACGACGAGGACATCGCGACGCAGACGACGCAGTCGCTCGACAACGTGATGGCCATCCTCGAGGAGGCCGGCGCGGACGCGACCGACGTGCTGAAGACGACCGTGTTCCTCGCCGACATCGACGACTTCGACGAGATGAACGAGACGTACGCGACCTACTTCGACGAGGAGCCGCCGGCCCGCTCGGCGGTCGAGGTCGGCAACCTGCCGAAGGGCGTCGGCGTCGAAATCGAGGCCGTCGCCGTCGTCGACGAGGAGTAA